A window of Halodesulfovibrio aestuarii DSM 17919 = ATCC 29578 contains these coding sequences:
- the lipB gene encoding lipoyl(octanoyl) transferase LipB, with translation MQIIDLGRIRYKDAEDLQMERLDAVVNGAEQTLYLLEHDPVITFGRNGGRENLHVSDEFLALQGIDLAHSTRGGNITCHFPGQLVAYPIFRVAKRPGGMRQLFYDLEEVVIRTISDFGIAATRQEGRPGVWVENRKLCSIGIGMKKWTSYHGLALNVQRDVELFRMITLCGLTDAEPSSIAQELGREKLPMQEVKDVLARHFQNIFTHSPVAQS, from the coding sequence ATGCAGATTATCGACCTTGGACGAATTCGATACAAAGACGCCGAAGATCTTCAGATGGAGCGCCTCGACGCTGTCGTAAACGGGGCAGAGCAAACGCTCTACCTGCTGGAACACGATCCGGTGATTACTTTCGGACGAAACGGCGGCCGTGAAAATCTCCATGTCAGCGACGAATTCCTCGCCTTACAGGGCATTGATCTTGCGCACTCCACACGCGGTGGCAACATTACCTGTCACTTCCCCGGCCAGCTTGTGGCCTATCCAATCTTTAGGGTAGCCAAACGACCAGGCGGAATGCGTCAGCTCTTTTATGATCTTGAAGAAGTGGTCATCCGTACAATTAGCGACTTTGGCATCGCTGCGACAAGACAGGAAGGCCGTCCCGGAGTCTGGGTGGAAAACAGAAAACTCTGTTCCATCGGTATCGGGATGAAAAAATGGACAAGTTACCATGGCCTTGCGCTCAACGTGCAGCGCGATGTCGAGCTGTTCCGCATGATAACCCTCTGTGGATTAACTGACGCAGAACCTTCATCCATTGCCCAAGAACTTGGTCGCGAAAAACTTCCCATGCAAGAGGTCAAAGATGTGCTCGCAAGACACTTCCAAAACATATTTACGCATTCCCCCGTGGCTCAGAGTTAA
- the lpdA gene encoding dihydrolipoyl dehydrogenase — translation MPSITIIGAGPGGYIAAFEAARRGASVTLVEKTNVGGTCLNTGCIPTKTLKSSAEALETASKLAQFGITASAGDESVSFKADMPAIVARKERVRQVLCGGLEKTCTSLNIRLIRGAAELTSTSTVLVHTEEGTEEIKSDNVIIATGSSTLDLPSLPVDHKYILNSDDALNLDHVPANMVIVGGGVIGCELAFIYRAFGTSVTIVEGMDRLLPIPSVDEDMSRLLQREAKKHRIKVELAKTVKSATVVDKKVVCVLSPSPFVKGATGADTIIEADAVLVAVGRTPNTEGLNLVEAGVETDNRGWIKADHGMRTSAKGIYAIGDALGPARVMLAHVASAEGLCAVANCFGEDKTLNYGVIPAGIFTSPEIGTVGISEADAIKQGFEVRSQVFQFRELGKAQAMGELPGMFKMICEKESGKILGVHIAGAHATDLIAEAALAIEKGLTAADLAHTIHAHPTLAEGLYEVAEGWLRGC, via the coding sequence ATGCCATCCATCACGATTATAGGCGCAGGTCCTGGCGGTTATATTGCTGCATTTGAAGCCGCTCGCCGTGGTGCCTCCGTCACTCTGGTCGAAAAGACGAATGTGGGAGGAACCTGCTTAAACACTGGCTGTATTCCTACCAAAACTCTCAAGTCATCAGCAGAAGCGCTCGAAACTGCAAGCAAACTCGCACAGTTCGGCATCACAGCTTCCGCCGGAGATGAATCTGTTAGTTTTAAGGCAGATATGCCAGCCATTGTTGCCCGTAAAGAACGCGTTCGCCAAGTGCTTTGCGGCGGGCTTGAGAAGACCTGCACGTCTCTTAATATCCGTCTTATCCGAGGTGCGGCTGAGCTGACTTCCACCAGTACAGTTCTTGTGCACACCGAAGAGGGCACAGAAGAAATCAAAAGTGATAACGTTATCATCGCTACCGGTTCCAGCACCCTTGATCTGCCGTCATTGCCTGTTGACCATAAATATATCCTCAACAGTGACGACGCACTGAACCTCGACCACGTACCTGCCAACATGGTCATTGTCGGCGGCGGTGTAATCGGATGTGAACTGGCCTTCATCTACCGTGCTTTCGGCACGTCTGTAACTATTGTGGAAGGTATGGATCGCCTGCTCCCAATTCCTTCTGTTGACGAAGATATGAGCCGTTTGTTGCAGCGCGAGGCAAAAAAGCACCGCATTAAAGTAGAACTCGCAAAGACGGTAAAAAGCGCCACAGTTGTTGATAAAAAAGTCGTTTGCGTGCTTAGTCCTTCACCTTTTGTTAAAGGTGCAACTGGAGCAGACACAATCATTGAAGCTGACGCGGTGCTTGTTGCCGTTGGCCGTACCCCTAACACTGAAGGCCTGAATCTGGTCGAAGCCGGTGTGGAAACGGACAACCGCGGATGGATCAAGGCGGATCACGGAATGCGCACCTCTGCCAAGGGCATTTACGCTATCGGTGACGCACTCGGCCCAGCACGCGTAATGCTGGCCCACGTAGCTTCCGCGGAAGGTCTGTGCGCTGTGGCTAACTGCTTTGGCGAAGACAAGACGCTGAATTACGGTGTCATCCCAGCTGGTATTTTCACCTCTCCAGAAATCGGAACTGTAGGCATTTCTGAAGCCGATGCGATCAAACAGGGCTTTGAAGTCCGCTCTCAAGTATTCCAATTCCGCGAATTGGGCAAAGCACAAGCTATGGGCGAATTGCCGGGCATGTTTAAAATGATCTGTGAAAAAGAAAGCGGCAAGATTCTTGGCGTACACATCGCTGGCGCCCATGCCACCGACCTCATCGCTGAGGCGGCATTGGCTATTGAAAAAGGTCTTACCGCAGCCGATTTGGCTCACACAATTCACGCGCATCCAACCCTTGCGGAAGGCCTGTACGAGGTCGCCGAAGGCTGGCTTCGGGGCTGCTAG
- the gcvH gene encoding glycine cleavage system protein GcvH: MSELTFPNDLLYHTEHTWVRIADDNTAIVGITDFAQEQLGEVAFVDLPSAGSSFSAGDEFGTVESIKAVSSLHMPITGTVTEVNEGLEDDPSQVNTSPYGDGWMLRITVDADADKSHLLNDQDYAAQLK; encoded by the coding sequence ATGAGTGAACTTACTTTTCCAAATGATCTTCTTTACCATACCGAACATACTTGGGTACGCATTGCTGATGACAACACTGCAATAGTTGGCATTACCGACTTTGCACAGGAACAGCTTGGCGAAGTTGCTTTTGTAGATCTTCCATCCGCAGGCTCCAGCTTCTCCGCAGGAGACGAATTCGGAACTGTAGAATCCATCAAAGCTGTAAGCAGCCTCCACATGCCTATCACCGGCACTGTTACTGAAGTAAACGAAGGCCTCGAAGACGATCCTTCTCAGGTTAACACATCCCCTTACGGTGACGGCTGGATGCTCCGTATTACTGTTGACGCTGATGCAGACAAAAGCCATCTGCTCAACGATCAGGATTACGCAGCACAGCTCAAATAG
- a CDS encoding OsmC family protein has translation MAELTVSYDREGEKQTIHTGSKVLGDIDINYEGVPADQRGGTAKQLLASSALYCFCGALGKALETRGATYERITGTATLETGVDEKKRARVTGITLDVTVHMDEDYDFIFDRVEKIMKQGCLVTASLHAAFPMTYNLHHEC, from the coding sequence ATGGCTGAACTCACAGTATCATATGATCGCGAAGGTGAAAAACAAACTATCCACACAGGATCAAAGGTCCTTGGTGATATCGATATCAACTACGAAGGTGTTCCAGCAGACCAACGTGGCGGCACCGCAAAACAGTTACTGGCTTCTTCTGCCCTCTACTGCTTCTGCGGCGCACTTGGAAAAGCACTGGAAACCCGTGGCGCAACTTACGAGCGTATTACCGGCACAGCAACACTCGAGACCGGTGTTGACGAAAAGAAACGTGCACGCGTTACCGGTATTACTCTTGATGTGACCGTACACATGGACGAAGATTATGATTTCATCTTTGACCGTGTTGAGAAAATCATGAAACAAGGCTGTCTGGTTACTGCATCCCTGCACGCGGCATTCCCAATGACCTACAACCTGCACCACGAATGCTAA